The Ranitomeya variabilis isolate aRanVar5 chromosome 7, aRanVar5.hap1, whole genome shotgun sequence genome includes a window with the following:
- the LOC143785203 gene encoding uncharacterized protein LOC143785203: protein MMEGVLVKIMLLLLLGTCSSSQDPAVNIVEKNNEKYFTTIGPVYDASRDDATSNKKVSGEIEMSTAELPTFRASTEESGVTPEQEMRSAGGTSVEEASTSSSSEPSPTFFRLRPVIDLVSPPTDLSVTSHEGNKTDGHETTPSHPNYETVGTSKPVDSKKPSNPMSPPPKGKQDDKGAKTVILIAVCMVILVLILIAVIVVLVRNKRRSGSQSFHTQSRSSKRENVWAGQVPDLGDGKMTERPVGTENGAAGNKPEKEQEMITFISEKKNDSVEALNEMNNGAAQEEQNPLLEDGPQDKDETAAALNV, encoded by the coding sequence ATGATGGAAGGTGTACTTGTAAAGATAATGTTGCTCCTCCTGTTAGGGACCTGTTCTTCATCCCAGGACCCAGCGGTCAACATCGTTGAGAAGAACAATGAAAAATATTTCACCACCATTGGTCCAGTTTATGATGCCTCCAGAGATGATGCAACCAGCAATAAGAAGGTCTCTGGAGAGATCGAAATGTCAACTGCAGAACTTCCGACGTTCCGTGCAAGTACAGAGGAGTCGGGAGTAACCCCGGAACAAGAGATGAGGTCAGCTGGTGGGACATCTGTagaagaagcatccacctccagcaGCAGCGAGCCATCACCTACATTTTTCAGACTTAGACCCGTCATTGACTTGGTCAGCCCTCCTACAGATCTCTCAGTCACAAGCCATGAGGGCAATAAGACGGATGGACATGAGACGACTCCTTCACACCCAAATTATGAGACAGTGGGAACTTCTAAACCTGTGGACTCAAAAAAACCCTCAAATCCTATGTCGCCACCACCCAAAGGGAAACAAGATGACAAAGGTGCGAAGACAGTCATCCTGATCGCGGTCTGCATGGTCATCCTAGTCTTAATCCTCATCGCTGTCATAGTTGTGTTGGTGAGGAACAAGAGAAGAAGCGGTTCTCAAAGCTTCCATACCCAGAGCAGAAGCTCCAAACGGGAGAACGTCTGGGCGGGACAGGTCCCCGACCTCGGAGATGGAAAGATGACAGAGCGTCCAGTAGGGACggaaaatggggctgctgggaacaaACCGGAAAAGGAACAAGAGATGATCACGTTCATCAGCGAGAAGAAGAACGATTCCGTGGAGGCGTTGAACGAGATGAATAACGGAGCCGCCCAGGAGGAGCAGAATCCACTGCTGGAGGACGGTCCTCAGGACAAGGATGAAACGGCCGCGGCTCTGAACGTGTGA